A genomic region of Raphanus sativus cultivar WK10039 chromosome 6, ASM80110v3, whole genome shotgun sequence contains the following coding sequences:
- the LOC108810773 gene encoding non-specific lipid-transfer protein 13: MNKHTTTRVVLSLLLLVSDHTRLMIHVHSYVPFCAYTYDYFSYCLEFLTGNYYKPGKKCCVHIAKLNIIAKHKKENPRLLCNCVEMMTRGYTPPMLADKIQELPPLCNTHLSFPISSSMDCSTV; encoded by the exons ATGAATAAACACACGACAACACGAGTCGTGCTTTCACTTCTTCTCTTGGTCTCCGATCACACAAGGCTAATGATTCACGTTCACTCGTACGTACCGTTTTGTGCATACACGTATGATTATTTCTCTTATTGTCTTGAATTTCTCACGGGCAATTACTACAAACCCGGTAAGAAATGTTGTGTCCACATCGCAAAACTTAACATAATTGCCAAGCACAAAAAGGAGAATCCGAGACTTCTGTGTAATTGTGTTGAGATGATGACGAGAGGTTATACACCTCCGATGTTGGCTGATAAGATCCAAGAGCTTCCTCCTCTTTGCAACACACATCTCAGCTTCCCTATCTCATCTAGCATGGACTGCTCCAC GGTTTAA